A section of the Vidua macroura isolate BioBank_ID:100142 chromosome 23, ASM2450914v1, whole genome shotgun sequence genome encodes:
- the ENO1 gene encoding alpha-enolase, translating to MSITKIHAREIFDSRGNPTVEVDLYTNKGLFRAAVPSGASTGIYEALELRDNDKTRYMGKGVSKAVEHVNKTIAPALISKNVNVVEQEKIDKLMLEMDGTENKSKFGANAILGVSLAVCKAGAAEKGVPLYRHIADLAGNPEVILPVPAFNVINGGSHAGNKLAMQEFMILPVGAESFKDAMRVGAEVYHNLKNVIKEKYGKDATNVGDEGGFAPNILENKEALELLKTAIAKAGYTDKVVIGMDVAASEFYRDGKYDLDFKSPDDPSRYISPDQLADLYKGFVKNYPVVSIEDPFDQDDWGAWKKFTGSVNIQVVGDDLTVTNPKRIAKAVEEKACNCLLLKVNQIGSVTESLQACKLAQSNGWGVMVSHRSGETEDTFIADLVVGLCTGQIKTGAPCRSERLAKYNQLLRIEEELGSKARFAGRNFRNPRVN from the exons ATGTCTATCACCAAGATCCATGCCCGTGAAATCTTTGACTCCCGTGGCAACCCCACTGTTGAGGTAGACCTCTACACCAACAAAG GTCTGttcagagctgctgttcccagcGGTGCCTCAACTGGAATCTATGAGGCTCTGGAGCTCCGTGACAATGACAAGACACGCTACATGGGCAAAG GTGTCTCAAAAGCTGTTGAGCACGTCAATAAAACGATTGCACCTGCACTGATTAGCAAG AATGTGAACGTTGTGGAACAAGAAAAGATTGACAAGCTGATGCTGGAAATGGATGGGACAGAGAACAAAT CCAAATTTGGTGCTAATGCCATCCTGGGTGTGTCTCTGGCTGTGTGCAAAGCCGGTGCTGCTGAGAAGGGTGTTCCCCTGTACCGGCACATCGCTGACCTTGCTGGAAATCCAGAAGTCATTCTCCCAGTTCCC GCTTTCAATGTGATCAACGGGGGCTCCCACGCTGGCAACAAGCTGGCCATGCAGGAGTTCATGATCCTGCCCGTGGGGGCAGAGAGCTTCAAGGACGCCATGCGTGTTGGGGCAGAGGTCTACCACAACCTCAAGAACGTCATCAAGGAGAAGTATGGCAAGGATGCCACCAACGTGGGGGATGAGGGTGGCTTTGCCCCCAACATCCTGGAAAACAAAGAAG ctctggagctgctgaagaCGGCCATCGCCAAGGCTGGCTACACTGACAAGGTGGTCATTGGCATGGACGTGGCTGCCTCGGAGTTCTACCGCGACGGCAAGTACGACCTGGACTTCAAATCCCCTGATGATCCCAGCAGATACATCTCTCCTGACCAGCTGGCTGACCTGTACAAGGGCTTTGTCAAGAACTACCCTG TGGTGTCCATTGAAGACCCCTTTGACCAGGATGACTGGGGTGCCTGGAAGAAGTTCACTGGCAGCGTCAACATCCAGGTGGTTGGTGATGATCTGACTGTGACCAACCCAAAGAGAATTGCCAAGGCTGTGGAGGAGAAGGCCTGCAACTGCCTCCTCCTCAAGGTCAACCAGATTGGCTCCGTGACAGAGTCCCTGCAGGC CTGCAAGCTGGCCCAGTCCAATGGCTGGGGTGTGATGGTGAGCCACCGCTCTGGAGAGACAGAAGACACCTTCATTGCTGACCTGGTAGTGGGTCTCTGCACTGGCCAG ATCAAAACCGGTGCCCCGTGCCGATCCGAGCGTCTGGCCAAGTACAACCAGCTGCTGAG AATTGAGGAGGAGCTCGGCAGCAAGGCTCGCTTTGCTGGGAGGAACTTCAGGAACCCTCGTGTCAACTAA